In Acidovorax sp. 106, the following proteins share a genomic window:
- a CDS encoding GNAT family N-acetyltransferase: MTAPVSVRPAQPHDYAAWRPLWDGYNAFYGRFGATALPEHITQTTWQRLHDAAEPMLCLVAQDDASGELLGLAHCVFHRSMTRIEPVCYLSDLFTREAARGRGVGRALIEGVYAAARAARSQRVYWQTQATNAAGRQLYDKLAKHQGFIVYAHEL; encoded by the coding sequence ATGACCGCACCCGTTTCAGTGCGCCCCGCCCAGCCACACGACTACGCGGCTTGGCGACCGCTTTGGGACGGCTACAACGCCTTCTACGGCCGCTTTGGTGCTACCGCGCTGCCCGAGCACATCACACAGACCACCTGGCAACGCTTGCATGACGCGGCCGAGCCCATGCTGTGCCTGGTGGCGCAGGACGATGCCAGCGGCGAGCTGCTGGGCCTGGCGCACTGCGTGTTCCACCGCAGCATGACGCGCATCGAGCCTGTGTGCTACCTCAGCGACCTGTTCACCCGCGAAGCCGCCCGGGGCCGGGGGGTGGGGCGGGCGCTCATCGAAGGGGTGTATGCCGCCGCCCGCGCAGCCCGGTCGCAGCGGGTGTACTGGCAAACCCAAGCCACCAACGCCGCTGGGCGCCAGCTGTACGACAAGCTGGCCAAGCACCAAGGCTTCATCGTATATGCGCACGAGCTTTGA
- a CDS encoding GNAT family N-acetyltransferase, which translates to MPDTPFLPPTAVRRAQATEAVQACEVVRQSITHCCALDHRHDPTVLAAWLANKTADHLAAWMAAPHAMAWGGYWGVGLGADRGACQGAEAGSTMVGFALLTQDKLALCYVVPQALHQGVGRALLLAAEAGARHAGIAALALESTRTAEAFYRRHGYEPAGAVQAWAGLQAQPMCKRL; encoded by the coding sequence ATGCCAGACACGCCTTTTCTGCCCCCCACAGCGGTGCGCCGCGCTCAAGCCACGGAGGCCGTACAGGCCTGCGAAGTGGTTCGCCAGTCCATCACCCACTGCTGTGCTCTGGACCATCGCCACGACCCGACCGTGCTGGCCGCTTGGCTGGCCAACAAAACGGCAGATCACCTTGCCGCATGGATGGCTGCGCCGCACGCGATGGCCTGGGGAGGCTATTGGGGCGTTGGCTTGGGTGCTGACCGTGGTGCTTGCCAGGGCGCAGAGGCGGGCTCAACGATGGTGGGCTTTGCGCTGCTTACGCAAGACAAACTGGCCCTGTGCTATGTGGTGCCGCAGGCATTGCACCAGGGCGTAGGCCGGGCTTTGCTGCTGGCGGCAGAAGCGGGGGCGCGGCATGCGGGCATCGCCGCGTTGGCGCTCGAGAGCACGCGCACGGCAGAGGCTTTTTACCGGCGCCATGGCTACGAGCCTGCGGGCGCTGTGCAGGCCTGGGCGGGGTTGCAGGCGCAGCCTATGTGCAAGCGGCTTTGA
- a CDS encoding SDR family oxidoreductase: MNALIGKVAIVTGASSGIGRAAALLFAQNGARVVVGARRQAELDSLVAQIHAAGGEAHSVAGDVRDEAFAQRLVQRAVEHFGGLDVAFNNAGIIGESGPTPGISAAGWQEAIDTNLTSAFYGAKHQIPAMLARGGGSILFTSTFVGHTVGFPGVAAYAASKAGLIGLTQALAAECGPHGVRVNALLPGGTLTPMAHAMNGTPEALAQVASLHALKRLAQPEELAQAALYLASDASSFMTGTAMLVDGGVSINRT; encoded by the coding sequence ATGAATGCATTGATCGGCAAAGTGGCCATCGTGACGGGCGCCAGCTCAGGCATTGGGCGCGCAGCGGCCCTGCTGTTTGCACAAAACGGCGCACGCGTCGTGGTGGGCGCGCGGCGCCAGGCCGAACTGGACAGCTTGGTCGCACAGATACACGCAGCAGGCGGAGAGGCACACAGCGTGGCGGGTGACGTGCGCGATGAGGCCTTTGCACAGCGCCTGGTACAGCGAGCGGTAGAGCACTTTGGTGGGCTGGACGTGGCGTTCAACAACGCGGGCATCATCGGCGAGAGCGGCCCAACGCCCGGCATCTCGGCCGCAGGCTGGCAAGAGGCCATCGACACCAACCTGACCAGTGCTTTCTACGGCGCCAAGCACCAGATCCCCGCCATGCTGGCGCGGGGCGGTGGCTCCATCCTTTTCACATCCACCTTTGTGGGGCACACCGTGGGCTTTCCTGGCGTAGCGGCCTACGCCGCCAGCAAGGCAGGCCTGATCGGCCTGACCCAGGCCCTGGCCGCAGAGTGCGGTCCCCACGGCGTGCGCGTGAACGCCCTGCTGCCCGGCGGCACCCTCACCCCCATGGCACACGCCATGAACGGCACCCCCGAGGCCTTGGCCCAAGTCGCCAGCCTGCACGCCTTGAAGCGCCTGGCCCAGCCCGAAGAACTCGCCCAAGCCGCGCTGTACCTGGCGTCAGATGCATCGTCCTTCATGACCGGCACGGCCATGCTGGTGGATGGAGGGGTGTCGATCAACAGGACGTGA